A stretch of the Hyalangium minutum genome encodes the following:
- the holB gene encoding DNA polymerase III subunit delta', with translation MTLATVVGQPRAIDALQAALRSGAVHHAYLFAGPEGVGKELAAVGLAQALTCPEQPDVGCGTCASCLRIVKGTHPDVTWVMPDEERVSRGLAGRSDFTGTPSRDIRVEQIRGLQERLALHGLESRRKVAIITSAHRMNDQAQNAFLKTLEEPPSDTTLILVAASMDRLLPTIRSRCSKVHFGPLPVDLVAQRVQQERKLDPQTAALAAVMAGGSLGRALSLDVEGLAQRKEILQRFEALKPDDALPALRFAEEYGGSREDAEQALAILSLWTRDVALVKAGAEGLANLDLKEQARAVAARMSETELHRRTWLIERALGAIARNGSPRLQLERMLLELLMREVR, from the coding sequence ATGACGCTGGCCACCGTGGTCGGACAGCCCCGCGCGATTGATGCACTTCAGGCGGCCCTGCGCAGCGGCGCCGTCCATCACGCTTACTTGTTCGCCGGGCCAGAGGGCGTGGGCAAGGAGCTTGCCGCGGTAGGGCTCGCTCAAGCGCTCACCTGCCCGGAGCAGCCCGACGTGGGGTGTGGAACCTGTGCGAGCTGCCTGCGCATCGTCAAGGGCACGCACCCGGACGTGACGTGGGTGATGCCAGACGAGGAGCGGGTGTCGCGAGGGTTGGCGGGGCGCTCGGACTTCACCGGCACGCCCAGCCGCGACATTCGCGTGGAGCAGATCCGTGGGCTGCAGGAGCGGCTCGCCCTGCACGGCCTGGAGTCCCGGCGCAAGGTGGCCATCATCACCTCCGCGCACCGGATGAACGATCAGGCGCAGAATGCCTTCCTGAAGACGCTGGAGGAGCCGCCCTCGGACACCACGCTCATCCTCGTGGCGGCGTCGATGGATCGGCTGCTGCCCACCATCCGCAGCCGCTGCAGCAAGGTGCACTTCGGCCCCCTGCCGGTGGATCTCGTCGCCCAGCGTGTGCAGCAGGAGCGCAAGCTGGATCCGCAGACGGCGGCGCTCGCGGCTGTCATGGCCGGTGGGAGCCTGGGGCGCGCGCTGAGCCTGGACGTGGAGGGGCTCGCCCAGCGCAAGGAGATCCTCCAGCGCTTCGAGGCGCTGAAACCGGATGACGCGTTGCCCGCGCTGCGCTTCGCGGAGGAGTACGGCGGCTCGCGCGAGGATGCCGAGCAGGCATTGGCCATCTTGTCGCTCTGGACGCGGGATGTGGCGTTGGTGAAGGCGGGCGCCGAGGGACTGGCGAACCTGGATCTGAAAGAGCAGGCGCGAGCAGTGGCGGCCCGGATGTCCGAGACGGAGCTGCACCGGCGCACGTGGCTCATCGAGCGGGCCCTGGGGGCCATCGCGCGCAACGGGTCGCCCCGGCTGCAGCTGGAGCGGATGCTGCTGGAGCTGCTGATGCGGGAGGTCCGGTGA
- the holA gene encoding DNA polymerase III subunit delta: MDDVLAEVKAGKVAPLYLLWGEEFLVRKGADELVKALVPDASMGLNYAVLDAGSPREVAQELATLPLFPGRKVVLVRDPEFLAPKKGRGDALGKAREAWKAGKRKEGARRLLALAARAGWGVDQLDPSAPGAPSVEEWKSELDVDLAEVDLAFLKEAAAFCREERITAPEGDASALLELFQKGVPKGHALVLAATDVDAKSPLLKLAKDSGHLIERKVAARHKDLDLSEIAVEFLAPFKKKLGRGALEQLKERVGGNIRLLQSELEKLAVYAGDSPSIEVSDVALLVHHAREEEYFELSESLQKRDLKGALGYAEDAMGQGTHALQLLGAVASIVRGLLENHERMNQYAKGSPPRSFDDFKSRIFPKIEQEAKAGKGRAPHPYAAFLSMQAAARYERRELLRGLVACAEADLELKSSASGKLVIERLLWTLCARPA, encoded by the coding sequence ATGGACGACGTCCTGGCGGAGGTGAAGGCGGGGAAGGTGGCGCCGCTGTACCTGCTCTGGGGCGAGGAGTTCCTGGTGCGCAAGGGCGCGGACGAGCTGGTGAAGGCGCTCGTGCCGGACGCCTCCATGGGCCTGAACTACGCGGTGCTGGACGCGGGCTCTCCGCGCGAGGTGGCGCAGGAGCTGGCCACCCTGCCGTTGTTCCCAGGCCGCAAGGTGGTGTTGGTGCGAGACCCCGAGTTCCTCGCGCCAAAGAAGGGACGCGGGGACGCCCTGGGCAAGGCACGCGAGGCGTGGAAGGCGGGCAAGCGCAAGGAGGGCGCCCGCCGGCTGTTGGCGCTGGCGGCGCGGGCGGGGTGGGGCGTGGATCAGCTCGATCCCAGTGCGCCTGGGGCACCCTCGGTGGAGGAGTGGAAGTCCGAGCTGGACGTGGATCTGGCCGAGGTGGATCTGGCCTTCCTCAAGGAGGCTGCCGCGTTCTGCCGAGAGGAGCGCATCACCGCGCCCGAGGGCGATGCCTCGGCGCTGCTGGAGCTCTTCCAGAAGGGAGTGCCCAAGGGGCACGCGCTGGTGCTGGCCGCCACGGACGTGGATGCGAAGAGCCCGCTCCTTAAGCTCGCCAAGGACTCGGGCCACCTCATCGAGCGCAAGGTGGCCGCGCGCCACAAGGATCTGGATCTCTCGGAGATCGCCGTCGAGTTCCTCGCGCCCTTCAAGAAGAAGCTGGGCCGCGGGGCGCTGGAGCAGCTCAAGGAGCGCGTGGGTGGCAACATCCGCCTGCTGCAGTCGGAGCTGGAGAAGCTGGCCGTCTACGCGGGAGACAGCCCCTCCATCGAGGTCTCCGACGTGGCGCTGCTGGTGCACCACGCGCGCGAGGAGGAGTACTTCGAGCTGTCCGAGTCGCTCCAGAAGCGCGATCTGAAGGGCGCGCTGGGCTACGCCGAGGACGCGATGGGGCAGGGGACGCACGCGCTGCAGTTGCTCGGCGCGGTGGCCTCCATCGTTCGCGGGCTGCTGGAGAACCACGAGCGCATGAACCAGTACGCCAAAGGCTCGCCGCCGCGCTCGTTCGATGACTTCAAGTCGCGCATCTTCCCGAAGATCGAGCAGGAGGCGAAGGCCGGCAAGGGCCGGGCTCCGCACCCCTATGCCGCGTTCCTGAGCATGCAGGCCGCGGCGCGCTACGAGCGCCGGGAGCTGCTGCGCGGGCTGGTGGCCTGCGCGGAGGCGGATCTGGAGCTCAAGTCCTCGGCCAGCGGGAAGCTCGTCATCGAGCGCCTGCTCTGGACCCTCTGCGCCCGGCCCGCCTGA
- a CDS encoding HEAT repeat domain-containing protein → MNEAIRELGQQLESEDASERETSALELAELEDPQTAPFLIRALEDQEASVRRWGAYGLAKLGRPEHAQALRRAWEKDSNPQVRVQAAAGLARLGEKAALEKLPQYLSAPSLDVRRDAAEVLFALPGPPPLRALLKPLLSAKNEPARAWAAAMLHTLGEAEAFARWRGALASPEGRVDAVLSAPLMREPRAARELLRLLVELSREELEATEQGVTLQEMLGKALQLSGLDTLLGGDETDEELRADLLTLLGRHQHFVPELAEELIEFLSQSPPEKLGRELAQLLSAQEREERAAIFAVLAPLFPQAAPSTLIEMKGAEREEALQAVARAAAEAAGEDPRLVELTEKLRATPYRHHFEGLPTRPQPRKAKRPRADASAVRTIEEMPAITTATVTREMEIPPVDPLTRTPTQELELLTVGLAGSREEGEEEWDPTVPPEPAAVAQRALVIGGLLRRLALEERLARAKDAAAREELLRIQRWMEEEGLFTTVGVTGLELLESEPGTWSEEDRQSISWNAEELHLLLWALKQGKLPPLDARVEAAPLLERLPLLKDPQPFLESAELRFGEEIEAQRDRWEVLLECARYESLARGITADPSIAEGDPDLELLLESAEEVGFDRRGTAAKHGKARASAEGLRHWSRHLVTQLQEEGLLPGKPGEGLVLQGKRLQELSDDALATLLALAHGRFQALEWLAAGDVILPEGEDEAG, encoded by the coding sequence ATGAATGAAGCCATCCGCGAGTTGGGCCAGCAACTCGAGTCCGAGGACGCCTCCGAGCGGGAGACGTCCGCGCTGGAGCTCGCCGAGCTGGAGGATCCCCAGACGGCGCCGTTCCTCATCCGGGCGCTCGAGGATCAGGAGGCCTCCGTCCGCCGGTGGGGAGCCTACGGGCTGGCGAAGCTCGGCCGGCCGGAGCACGCGCAGGCCCTCCGCCGCGCGTGGGAGAAGGATTCAAATCCGCAGGTGCGCGTCCAAGCGGCCGCCGGACTGGCGCGGCTGGGTGAGAAAGCAGCGCTCGAGAAGCTGCCCCAGTACCTGAGCGCTCCCTCGCTGGACGTCCGGCGCGACGCGGCCGAGGTGCTCTTCGCCCTGCCCGGCCCCCCTCCCCTGCGCGCCCTGCTGAAGCCCCTGCTCAGCGCGAAGAACGAGCCCGCTCGCGCTTGGGCCGCCGCCATGCTGCACACCCTGGGAGAGGCCGAGGCATTTGCCCGGTGGCGCGGAGCCCTGGCGTCCCCCGAAGGCCGGGTGGATGCGGTGCTCTCGGCCCCGCTGATGCGCGAGCCCCGCGCCGCTCGCGAGCTGCTGCGGCTGCTCGTCGAGCTCTCTCGGGAGGAGCTCGAAGCCACCGAGCAGGGCGTCACGCTCCAGGAGATGCTCGGAAAGGCGCTCCAGCTCTCCGGCCTGGACACGCTGCTGGGAGGAGACGAGACGGATGAGGAGCTCCGGGCGGATCTGCTCACGCTGCTGGGCCGACATCAGCACTTCGTGCCGGAGCTGGCGGAGGAGCTCATCGAGTTCCTCTCCCAAAGCCCCCCGGAGAAGCTGGGCCGCGAGCTGGCGCAACTTCTGTCCGCGCAGGAACGCGAAGAGCGCGCCGCGATCTTCGCGGTGCTCGCGCCGCTCTTTCCCCAGGCCGCTCCTTCCACCTTGATCGAGATGAAGGGGGCCGAGCGCGAGGAGGCCTTGCAAGCCGTGGCGCGGGCCGCGGCAGAAGCGGCGGGCGAGGATCCCCGGCTCGTGGAGCTCACCGAGAAGCTGCGTGCCACGCCCTACCGCCATCACTTCGAGGGGCTGCCCACGAGGCCTCAGCCGCGCAAGGCGAAGCGCCCCCGTGCCGATGCCTCGGCGGTGAGGACGATCGAGGAGATGCCCGCGATCACGACGGCCACCGTCACGCGGGAGATGGAGATTCCCCCCGTCGATCCGCTCACCCGAACCCCGACCCAGGAGCTGGAACTCCTAACAGTGGGCCTGGCGGGAAGCCGCGAGGAAGGCGAGGAGGAGTGGGACCCCACGGTGCCCCCGGAGCCCGCGGCTGTGGCCCAACGGGCCCTGGTCATCGGAGGGCTGCTGCGCCGTCTGGCACTGGAGGAACGGCTCGCGCGAGCCAAGGATGCGGCGGCCCGGGAGGAGCTCCTGCGGATCCAGCGGTGGATGGAAGAAGAGGGGCTCTTCACCACCGTGGGCGTGACGGGGCTGGAGCTGCTCGAGTCCGAGCCCGGCACCTGGTCCGAGGAGGATCGGCAATCCATCTCCTGGAATGCCGAGGAGCTGCACCTGCTCCTGTGGGCCCTGAAGCAGGGGAAGCTGCCGCCCCTGGACGCCCGGGTGGAAGCAGCGCCGCTGTTGGAGCGTCTGCCGCTGTTGAAGGATCCTCAGCCCTTCCTGGAGTCCGCCGAGCTGCGCTTCGGCGAGGAGATCGAGGCGCAGCGCGACCGCTGGGAGGTGCTGCTGGAGTGCGCCCGGTACGAGTCTCTCGCGCGAGGCATCACGGCCGATCCGTCAATCGCCGAGGGCGATCCAGATCTGGAGCTGCTGCTCGAGTCCGCTGAGGAGGTGGGGTTCGATCGCAGGGGCACGGCGGCGAAGCACGGGAAGGCGCGCGCCTCGGCGGAGGGCCTGCGCCACTGGTCGCGCCACCTCGTCACCCAACTCCAGGAAGAAGGGCTGCTGCCCGGCAAGCCCGGCGAGGGGCTCGTCCTCCAAGGCAAGCGCCTGCAGGAGCTAAGCGATGACGCACTGGCCACGCTGCTCGCGCTGGCCCATGGACGCTTCCAGGCCCTGGAGTGGCTCGCCGCGGGGGATGTCATCCTCCCCGAGGGTGAGGACGAGGCGGGCTGA
- a CDS encoding response regulator produces MAKILIVDDEVQVASALRRLFRREGFAVEVAFNGEEALQKLVTFDPDLVISDFRMKGMNGAELLERVLRVAPRAVRILLSGHADLWSSSPTASAQAVSHFISKPWDDDHLVSRVRTLLGGSHEPSPSTP; encoded by the coding sequence ATGGCCAAGATCCTCATCGTCGACGACGAAGTCCAAGTGGCCAGCGCGCTGCGGCGGCTGTTCCGTCGGGAGGGGTTTGCCGTAGAGGTGGCCTTCAATGGGGAGGAGGCGCTCCAGAAGCTGGTGACCTTCGATCCGGATCTGGTCATCTCGGATTTCCGGATGAAGGGGATGAACGGCGCGGAGCTGCTGGAGCGGGTGCTGCGGGTGGCCCCCCGGGCCGTGCGCATTCTGCTGTCCGGCCATGCGGACCTGTGGAGCAGCTCTCCCACGGCCTCCGCCCAGGCGGTGTCCCACTTCATCAGCAAGCCCTGGGACGATGATCACCTCGTCTCGCGGGTCAGGACGTTGCTGGGAGGCTCGCACGAGCCCTCGCCCTCCACGCCCTGA
- a CDS encoding NRDE family protein, which translates to MCSILILRHVHPELPLILAANRDEFFERPTAGPQLLPGAPRIFVPGLDQVRGGTWMGVTDTGFFVGLTNQRGAQNLGVAARSRGEVVLQTLRSGSVEAAEKYLDLLDPTDFLPFNLLYGDARQLRIAYARPASERLERQDVPDGIHVLPNDALNTPEIPKVARARILAAEHARRPWPELAPRLQEVLSDHDLPPDDQLPPLPPDAPFSREWARQLQALCIHTPVYGTRSSALLALSAGRVEHLLASEAPPCHAAFRDFWSLLAPR; encoded by the coding sequence ATGTGCTCCATCCTGATTCTTCGCCACGTCCACCCGGAGCTGCCCCTCATCCTCGCCGCCAACCGGGATGAGTTCTTCGAGCGACCTACCGCAGGCCCCCAGCTCCTGCCCGGCGCTCCGCGCATCTTCGTCCCCGGCCTGGACCAGGTCCGGGGCGGAACGTGGATGGGCGTGACGGACACGGGCTTTTTCGTAGGGCTGACGAATCAGCGCGGCGCGCAGAACCTGGGCGTGGCCGCCCGCTCGCGGGGCGAGGTGGTGCTCCAGACGCTCCGTTCCGGCTCCGTGGAGGCCGCCGAGAAATATCTCGACTTGCTCGATCCAACGGATTTCCTTCCCTTCAATCTCCTGTATGGAGACGCCCGCCAGCTCCGAATCGCCTATGCCCGGCCCGCCTCGGAGCGGCTGGAGCGTCAGGACGTGCCGGACGGCATCCACGTCCTCCCCAACGACGCGCTCAACACCCCAGAGATACCCAAGGTGGCTCGCGCCCGGATCCTCGCCGCCGAGCACGCCCGGCGCCCCTGGCCCGAGCTGGCCCCTCGGCTTCAAGAGGTGCTCTCCGACCACGACCTACCTCCGGACGACCAGCTCCCACCGCTTCCGCCCGATGCCCCCTTCTCGCGCGAGTGGGCCCGGCAGCTCCAGGCGCTGTGCATCCACACGCCGGTCTATGGAACGCGCTCCTCGGCCCTCCTTGCGCTTTCCGCAGGCCGTGTGGAGCATTTGCTGGCCTCAGAGGCACCGCCGTGCCATGCGGCATTCCGGGACTTTTGGAGCCTGCTTGCACCACGGTGA
- the metG gene encoding methionine--tRNA ligase produces MAEKILVTSALPYANGPIHIGHAVEYIQTDIYVRFLRSCGKDVVYFCADDTHGTPIELSAAKQGLKPEEFIAGIYALHKRDFEELGVSVDWFHSTNSPENRSYAELIYGRLKEKGDIEKREIEQTFCEKDQRFLPDRFIRGTCPNCKAPDQYGDACEKCGKAYSPTDLIEPKCALCQTPPVRKHSTHLFFKLSRHEHFLQDLLQKPGFLHSGLATQLQGFFEKGLADWDISRDGPYFGFAIPGETDKYFYVWLDAPIGYIATTEKWAKETGKAKSALDYWSAESPSRIIHFIGKDIVYFHALFWPAVLKVAGLHVPNEIRVHGHLTVNGEKMSKSRGTLVAVRTYLDNLDPSYLRFFYAGNLGPGPEDFDLNLNDFRLRVNGELVNNVGNLANRALTMLAGPLEKRLAPGKEGPGKALVEAALARVPEVREAFEKLEYRSAIKIIVEISQAANGFLQTQAPWTQIKTDPEAARATLSDAADVAYLLGALLTPVIPKVTEKLFAQLGAPPLTFAALETARYPLLDRSRPIGTPEPLLPRLEEVKVNALIPPSPEQAPAQEAPKKGEKKSEKKGEQKAEKKLAEAPATQASPGAGAGAGGEPGEIEYDDFAKVSLKAGKILAAEKVAGADKLLKLTVDLGEAAPRTIVSGIALAYTPEQVTGRRVVVVTNLKPRKLKGIESKGMLLTAETGEKGLSLLDPGDVPPGSLVK; encoded by the coding sequence ATGGCGGAGAAGATCCTCGTCACCAGCGCGCTTCCGTATGCGAACGGCCCCATCCACATCGGCCACGCCGTCGAGTACATCCAGACCGACATCTACGTGCGCTTCCTGCGCTCCTGCGGCAAGGATGTCGTCTACTTCTGCGCGGACGACACGCACGGCACGCCCATCGAGCTGAGCGCGGCCAAGCAAGGGCTGAAGCCGGAGGAGTTCATCGCGGGCATCTACGCGCTGCACAAGCGGGACTTCGAGGAGCTGGGCGTGAGCGTGGACTGGTTCCACTCCACCAACTCCCCGGAGAACCGCTCCTACGCCGAGCTCATCTACGGGCGGCTCAAGGAGAAGGGGGACATCGAGAAGCGCGAGATCGAGCAGACCTTCTGCGAGAAGGACCAGCGCTTCCTGCCGGACCGCTTCATCCGGGGCACGTGCCCCAACTGCAAGGCGCCGGACCAGTACGGGGACGCGTGCGAGAAGTGCGGCAAGGCGTACAGCCCCACGGACCTGATCGAGCCCAAGTGCGCGCTGTGCCAGACGCCGCCGGTGCGGAAGCACTCGACGCACCTGTTCTTCAAGCTGTCGCGCCACGAGCACTTCCTGCAGGACCTGCTGCAGAAGCCCGGCTTCCTGCACTCGGGGCTGGCCACGCAACTGCAGGGCTTCTTCGAGAAGGGGCTGGCGGACTGGGACATCAGCCGCGATGGGCCGTACTTCGGCTTCGCCATCCCGGGTGAGACGGACAAGTACTTCTACGTGTGGCTGGACGCGCCCATCGGGTACATCGCCACCACGGAGAAGTGGGCGAAGGAGACGGGGAAGGCGAAGAGCGCGCTGGACTACTGGAGCGCTGAAAGCCCTTCTCGCATCATCCACTTCATCGGCAAGGACATCGTCTACTTCCACGCGCTGTTCTGGCCTGCGGTGCTGAAGGTGGCCGGGCTGCACGTGCCCAACGAGATCAGGGTCCACGGCCACTTGACGGTGAACGGGGAGAAGATGTCGAAGAGCCGCGGCACGCTGGTGGCCGTGCGCACGTACCTGGACAACCTGGATCCGAGCTACCTGCGCTTCTTCTATGCGGGGAACCTGGGGCCAGGGCCCGAGGACTTCGACCTGAACCTCAATGACTTCCGCCTGCGGGTGAATGGCGAGCTGGTCAACAACGTGGGCAACCTGGCCAACCGGGCGCTGACGATGCTGGCCGGGCCGCTGGAGAAGCGGCTCGCGCCGGGCAAGGAGGGCCCGGGCAAGGCGCTGGTGGAGGCCGCGCTGGCCCGCGTCCCCGAGGTGCGCGAGGCGTTCGAGAAGCTGGAGTATCGCAGCGCCATCAAGATCATCGTGGAGATCTCCCAGGCGGCGAACGGCTTCCTGCAGACGCAGGCGCCGTGGACCCAGATCAAGACGGATCCCGAGGCCGCGCGAGCGACGCTCTCGGACGCCGCGGACGTCGCGTACCTGCTGGGCGCGCTGCTGACGCCGGTCATCCCCAAGGTGACGGAGAAGCTCTTCGCGCAGCTGGGAGCTCCGCCGCTCACCTTCGCCGCGCTGGAGACGGCGCGCTACCCGCTGCTGGATCGGAGCCGCCCCATTGGGACGCCCGAGCCGCTGCTGCCTCGGCTGGAGGAGGTGAAGGTGAACGCCCTCATCCCGCCGTCGCCGGAGCAGGCGCCCGCGCAGGAGGCCCCGAAGAAGGGTGAGAAGAAGTCAGAGAAGAAGGGCGAGCAGAAGGCCGAGAAGAAGCTGGCCGAGGCGCCCGCCACGCAGGCCTCACCGGGAGCGGGAGCGGGTGCGGGCGGCGAGCCCGGGGAGATCGAGTACGACGACTTTGCGAAGGTGTCCCTCAAGGCGGGGAAGATCCTCGCCGCCGAGAAGGTGGCCGGGGCGGACAAGCTGCTGAAGCTCACGGTGGATCTGGGCGAGGCGGCGCCGCGCACCATCGTGTCGGGGATTGCGCTGGCGTACACGCCGGAGCAGGTGACGGGCCGGCGGGTGGTGGTGGTGACGAACCTGAAGCCCCGGAAGCTCAAGGGCATCGAGTCGAAGGGCATGCTCCTGACGGCCGAGACGGGTGAGAAGGGCCTGTCGCTGCTGGATCCAGGGGATGTGCCTCCCGGCTCCCTGGTGAAGTGA
- a CDS encoding HEAT repeat domain-containing protein has protein sequence MDWRAERDRALLVLEREQRPQARAEAAAVLSSLVEEDFSRAAEFSAVLTRLLSDAHGDVRRAGVRLGMMVLPPSEVAGMLTARLSDADAGVRLEATGQIADLALPELRGALAPMLEDPSPEVRFEAARGMAALKHSAGLEILVAALDADLLRFRALGALAELGDTRALPAVKRLFEKWLLPHFERTQAAGVLAKLGDPEGAAHLMKRTQKKWSPDRPLAVELCGEVKAPGALERLRAILEDPKDVCRGAAARGLGLLGDPKALPWLLVLLEDTSAHEDFRLDAAEGIWRLGLPEGHARVRAAVPTFTSPEAREELAELLQEKP, from the coding sequence ATGGACTGGCGGGCCGAGCGCGATCGCGCGCTGCTGGTGTTGGAGCGCGAGCAGCGTCCTCAGGCCCGCGCCGAGGCCGCGGCGGTGCTCAGTAGCCTCGTCGAGGAGGACTTCTCGCGTGCGGCGGAGTTCTCCGCGGTGCTCACGCGGCTGCTCTCGGATGCGCACGGCGACGTGCGGCGTGCGGGCGTGCGGCTGGGAATGATGGTGCTGCCTCCCTCGGAGGTGGCCGGCATGCTCACCGCCCGGCTGTCGGATGCGGACGCGGGGGTTCGGCTGGAGGCCACGGGGCAGATCGCGGACCTCGCGCTTCCAGAACTGCGAGGCGCGCTGGCGCCCATGCTGGAGGACCCTTCACCCGAGGTCCGCTTTGAGGCGGCGCGGGGCATGGCGGCGCTGAAGCACAGCGCGGGGCTGGAGATCCTGGTGGCCGCGCTCGACGCAGACCTCCTGCGCTTCCGAGCGCTGGGGGCGTTGGCGGAGCTGGGAGATACACGCGCGCTGCCTGCGGTGAAGCGCCTCTTTGAAAAGTGGCTGCTGCCGCACTTCGAGCGCACCCAGGCTGCAGGAGTGCTGGCCAAGCTGGGGGATCCCGAGGGCGCAGCGCACCTGATGAAGCGGACGCAGAAGAAGTGGAGCCCGGATCGGCCGCTCGCGGTGGAGTTGTGCGGTGAGGTGAAGGCCCCGGGCGCGCTGGAGCGGCTGCGCGCGATCTTGGAGGACCCGAAGGACGTCTGCCGAGGGGCTGCGGCGCGGGGACTGGGGCTGCTGGGAGATCCGAAGGCGCTGCCGTGGCTGTTGGTGCTGCTGGAGGACACGAGCGCGCACGAGGATTTCCGGCTGGACGCGGCGGAGGGCATCTGGCGGCTGGGGCTGCCCGAGGGCCATGCGCGCGTACGTGCCGCCGTTCCCACGTTTACTTCCCCCGAGGCTCGTGAGGAGCTCGCCGAGCTGTTGCAGGAGAAGCCATGA
- a CDS encoding TatD family hydrolase, producing the protein MRLIDAHCHLERADYEEVRAVLDRARAAGVVHAVVVGQFQGPGDWGNAVELAAAHSDFLSPTLGIHPHEAARATEEDFATLERTCARPELRAVGEAGLDYYYDRSPREVQAQVFRRQCALAKTLNKPLVVHVRDAHEDCEAILREEGIRRGVIHCFTGDTDAARRYLDLGFHISLSGVVTYKKTEALQDAVRFTPLDRLMVETDSPFLAPVPHRGRKNEPAHVVETARKVAELKGVTLEELASITTATASSLFGLRVA; encoded by the coding sequence ATGAGACTCATCGACGCACACTGTCACCTGGAGCGCGCGGACTATGAGGAGGTGCGGGCCGTGCTGGATCGGGCCCGGGCCGCGGGGGTGGTGCACGCGGTGGTGGTGGGGCAGTTTCAGGGGCCGGGAGATTGGGGCAACGCGGTGGAGCTGGCTGCGGCGCACTCGGACTTCCTGTCGCCCACGCTGGGCATCCATCCGCACGAGGCTGCCCGGGCGACCGAGGAGGACTTCGCCACGCTGGAGCGCACGTGCGCCCGGCCCGAGCTGCGCGCGGTGGGGGAGGCGGGGCTGGACTACTACTACGACCGCTCGCCTCGAGAAGTGCAGGCACAGGTGTTCCGGCGGCAGTGCGCGCTAGCGAAGACGTTGAACAAGCCCTTGGTGGTGCACGTGCGGGACGCCCACGAGGACTGCGAGGCGATCCTCCGCGAGGAGGGGATTCGCCGTGGAGTGATTCACTGCTTCACGGGCGACACCGACGCGGCACGGCGCTACCTGGACCTCGGGTTCCACATCTCTCTGTCGGGCGTGGTGACGTACAAGAAGACGGAGGCGCTGCAGGATGCGGTGCGCTTCACGCCGCTCGACCGCTTGATGGTGGAGACGGACAGCCCGTTCCTGGCGCCGGTGCCGCACCGCGGCCGCAAGAACGAGCCCGCGCACGTGGTGGAGACCGCGCGCAAGGTGGCGGAGCTGAAGGGCGTCACCCTGGAGGAGCTGGCGTCCATCACCACCGCCACAGCCTCCAGTTTGTTTGGCCTTCGGGTGGCCTGA